A window from Phaenicophaeus curvirostris isolate KB17595 chromosome 13, BPBGC_Pcur_1.0, whole genome shotgun sequence encodes these proteins:
- the BMP15 gene encoding bone morphogenetic protein 15 translates to MALLHPFTSLLLLLLLAVPLSWAANRSLLPPGSLPALPLLQALQARAPSGRGLRVGPASGQPLRYMLSLYRRAADREGRPRRSRSLGTNTIRLVQASSHGAQPWAGRWYMQRLTYHLEGQPEAEHLLRATVVYLPSLPLAHGRLLCALELAATSGVLLSPSARYGWAEADVTPYLVPGNGSVGSLVLQHVCVRAGRAVGHDASVALSHPFLVLYLNDTQSGLAPLAAEPHRHRRDTGTLAHDLPGYLRDQRGEKSDCSLRPFPVSFAQLGWDHWIIAPHRYNPRYCKGVCPHLLRYDYHAPNHAVVQSFVHQLVDANVPRPSCVPYRYSPISVLMIESDGGILYKEYENMIAESCTCR, encoded by the exons ATGGCTTTGCTCCATCCCTTcaccagcctcctcctcctcctcctccttgctgtGCCCCTTTCCTGGGCTGCCAATCGGTCCCTGCTACCCCCCggctccctgcctgccctgcccctCCTGCAGGCCCTGCAAGCGCGGGCACCAAGCGGACGGGGCTTGCGAGTGGGGCCAGCAAGTGGGCAGCCCCTGCGCTATATGCTCAGCCTGTACCGGAGAGCCGCTGACCGTGAAGGGAGACCGCGCCGCAGCCGCAGCCTGGGCACCAACACCATCCGCCTGGTCCAGGCCAGTTCCCACGGGGCTCAGCCCTGGGCAG gTCGCTGGTACATGCAGCGCCTCACCTACCACCTGGAGGGCCAGCCTGAGGCCGAGCACCTCCTTCGAGCCACTGTGGTCTACCTACCCAGTCTGCCCCTGGCCCACGGTCGCCTCCTCTGTGCCTTGGAGCTGGCAGCCACCAGTGGGGTGCTGCTCAGCCCCTCTGCGCGCTACGGCTGGGCCGAAGCAGACGTCACCCCTTACCTGGTGCCGGGGAATGGCAGCGTGGGGAGCCTGGTGCTGCAGCATGTCTGTGTGCGTGCCGGCCGGGCAGTGGGGCACGATGCCTCAGTGGCCCTCAGCCACCCCTTCCTCGTCCTCTACCTCAACGACACCCAGTCTGGGCTGGCAcctctggcagcagagccccACCGGCACCGGCGTGACACTGGAACACTTGCCCACGACCTGCCTGGCTACCTGCGGGAtcagagaggagagaagagcGACTGCTCCCTGCGCCCATTTCCAGTCAGCTTTGCTCAGCTGGGCTGGGATCACTGGATCATCGCTCCCCACCGCTACAACCCACGCTACTGCAAGGGAGTCTGTCCCCACCTGCTCCGTTACGACTATCATGCGCCCAACCATGCTGTGGTGCAGAGCTTTGTCCATCAGCTGGTGGACGCCAACGTGCCCCGGCCCTCCTGTGTCCCCTACCGCTACAGCCCCATCAGTGTCCTCATGATCGAGAGCGACGGTGGAATCCTCTACAAGGAGTATGAGAACATGAttgcagagtcctgcacctgCCGATAA